A part of Leishmania panamensis strain MHOM/PA/94/PSC-1 chromosome 34 sequence genomic DNA contains:
- a CDS encoding hypothetical protein (TriTrypDB/GeneDB-style sysID: LpmP.34.4270) — MSVDKLYDIQFQLKFTAKQFLKNASRCEKEQKQEMNKCKQAMEKNNMEGARIYAQNSIRKKNEALNHLRLSARMDAVVSRLDTAIKMKMVTKNMGQMVKGMDKVLQSMDTTKISKLMDTFEQQFETMDVTSAYMESAIGQSTAVTTPEDEVNNLMAQVADEHGLDIREQLNGDLQIKNANLTSQKEEKQVEEDELEAKFAQLRGR, encoded by the coding sequence ATGTCTGTCGACAAGCTCTACGACATTCAGTTCCAGCTGAAGTTTACGGCAAAGCAGTTTCTCAAGAATGCTAGCCGCTGCGAAAAGGAGCAGAAGCAGGAAATGAACAAGTGCAAACAGGCAATGGAGAAGAACAACATGGAAGGTGCCCGCATCTATGCCCAGAACAGTATACGCAAGAAGAACGAGGCGCTCAACCACCTGCGCCTGTCAGCCCGCATGGATGCCGTCGTGTCCCGACTAGACACCGCTATCAAGATGAAGATGGTGACCAAAAATATGGGCCAGATGGTAAAGGGCATGGAcaaggtgctgcagtcgaTGGACACCACCAAGATCAGCAAGCTTATGGACACCTTCGAGCAGCAGTTTGAGACGATGGATGTCACCTCTGCCTACATGGAGAGTGCGATTGGCCAGAGCACCGCGGTCACTACGCCGGAGGACGAGGTGAACAACCTCATGGCTCAGGTCGCGGATGAGCACGGCCTGGACATCCGTGAGCAACTGAACGGCGACCTCCAAATCAAAAACGCCAACCTCACCTcgcagaaggaggagaagcaggtcgaggaggacgagtTGGAGGCAAAGTTCGCACAGCTTCGCGGGCGATGA
- a CDS encoding TAX-1 flagellar protein-like protein (TriTrypDB/GeneDB-style sysID: LpmP.34.4260), producing MSYSKVMTGSTAVTGSTKCGTKRPGNSLGTAATYDKSQYDITNVTWGTLESRFDELIALMDTPTTGVNALKVTAANRQRIGSAIAALLDRAQDECRQLLLDGDAGAAEKAGVLVLRLRERFYKANHVELIPGYLHLARTMQFLKRYGDAEDMLSLAQYIMLKHTDEVTVTMKADLHQAFGLLYAADSKLEAAVQQLSRAIYYLSLQHGSRHVLTSFSYFDLGNVMAAKASMENAMALYDAVKEIWYAHLVTALTDVVARRKDMQAQLKYTENIPAQELRQACYATAHAFGSENLADASKMLHGISRIQQKRFHNVHPSPVRAEFILGLFLLWTDNESEAQRHLVAARAGSQHFYGPRHPVVQEIEGWCSKFELAYETTEDNLAKSEDIPIVEAGSKMHSDSAEASHS from the coding sequence ATGTCGTACTCCAAAGTCATGACTGGCAGCACGGCGGTAACGGGTAGCACCAAGTGCGGGACAAAGAGGCCTGGCAATTCATTGGGTACCGCCGCGACGTACGACAAGAGTCAGTACGACATCACCAACGTTACTTGGGGGACTCTAGAATCTCGCTTTGATGAGCTTATCGCGCTCATGGACACCCCCACCACTGGCGTCAATGCGCTAAAGGTGACCGCCGCGAATCGACAGCGTATCGGCAGCGCGATCGCGGCCCTTCTCGACAGGGCTCAAGACGAGTGTCGACAGCTCCTGTTAGACGGGGATGCTGGCGCGGCAGAGAAGGCTGGTGTGCTCGTGCTGCGATTGCGAGAAAGGTTCTACAAAGCGAATCATGTAGAGCTGATTCCCGGCTATCTTCACCTTGCCCGTACAATGCAGTTTCTGAAGCGATACGGAGATGCGGAGGATATGCTGTCGCTTGCGCAGTACATTATGCTGAAGCACACCGACGAGGTCACAGTAACCATGAAGGCCGACCTGCACCAAGCATTCGGGCTCCTTTATGCGGCGGACAGCAAActggaggcagcggtgcagcagcttaGCCGAGCAATCTACTACCTCTCGCTCCAGCACGGGTCGCGACACGTTCTCACTTCATTCAGCTACTTTGATCTCGGCAACGTCATGGCGGCGAAGGCGAGCATGGAGAATGCAATGGCACTTTACGACGCTGTGAAGGAGATATGGTATGCACACTTGGTTACCGCGCTCACAGACGTCGTGGCACGCCGCAAGGATATGCAAGCACAGCTGAAGTACACCGAGAACATACCAGCCCAGGAGCTGCGACAGGCTTGCTACGCCACAGCGCATGCCTTCGGCAGCGAGAACTTGGCAGATGCGTCAAAGATGCTGCATGGCATCTCTCGTATTCAGCAAAAGCGTTTCCACAACGTCCACCCCAGTCCCGTGCGAGCAGAGTTCATCCTGGGCCTTTTTCTTCTATGGACGGACAATGAGtcagaggcgcagaggcaccTGGTGGCTGCCCGCGCCGGCTCGCAGCACTTCTACGGCCCGCGCCACCCAGTCGTACAGGAGATCGAAGGCTGGTGCTCAAAGTTTGAGCTGGCTTACGAGACTACCGAAGACAATCTAGCCAAAAGTGAAGATATACCAATCGTGGAGGCAGGGTCGAAAAtgcacagcgacagcgctgaaGCTTCACATTCATGA
- the AAT11 gene encoding amino acid permease, putative (TriTrypDB/GeneDB-style sysID: LpmP.34.4280), which translates to MQWTPLISSRDRRVSPVVRFRSPRVETVVRPKAVLTTLTLLGVIYTASISGGYGLEESVRAGGPLLSILFLCLIPFVWGIPVSLCVAELSCAIPSNAGPIMWVNCAFPSWMTFMTVLWTTFLNFVDNSLYPAVFADYCATLFHLGWVESALLKIAFLWTCAIINIVGFTLVGIFSVSIMLITIVPFILIFLLQLPKGLNWTRITYIPDYINWAAFLPVAAWNFSGFDSAGNVVEEVQNPNPTFIRALILMIIAALATYIPPILAGASVEELANVPFEQWGDGFWVKVGEAVGGTPMAVMVMVGGAISTIGLMTTLLATTSRSLAGMGTLNAFPSFFSKWLEKYSETYKTPVHAILVNTTITCTLSVSLTFQTLVQIDQVLYALRLIVILSSFVKLRFTQPLLERPYWAPGGKTAAVLWAGVPITFSLFLILMAMTGGPLIFYSSVFLIAGTAVVSYVTVRLFRSDGFEGSLVEEYEDADRSTYGTLLEMELSEWRFLHQRHTFIDGPSHTDVSRLRA; encoded by the coding sequence ATGCAGTGGACACCGCTGATCTCGTCGCGTGATCGCCGGGTGTCTCCGGTTGTGCGGTTTCGCAGTCCTCGTGTGGAGACGGTGGTGCGGCCAAAGGCAGTACTTACAACGCTTACTCTGCTTGGAGTCATCTATACGGCCAGCATCAGCGGTGGCTATGGTCTTGAGGAGTCCGTCAGGGCTGGCGGCCCGCTGCTGTCcatcctctttctctgcctcatCCCGTTTGTGTGGGGCATTCCCGTATCGCTGTGCGTGGCGGAACTCTCCTGCGCCATCCCGTCAAACGCTGGACCGATCATGTGGGTCAACTGTGCCTTTCCATCTTGGATGACGTTCATGACGGTGCTGTGGACGACCTTTTTAAATTTTGTAGACAATAGCCTGTACCCCGCTGTCTTTGCGGATTACTGCGCTACGTTGTTTCATCTCGGCTGGGTGGAAAGCGCACTCCTGAAGATCGCCTTCCTGTGGACGTGCGCCATCATCAACATCGTCGGCTTCACGCTTGTTGGCATCTTCAGCGTCAGCATCATGCTCATTACCATCGTGCCTTTCATTCTTATCTTCCTGCTGCAGCTACCGAAGGGCCTCAACTGGACGCGCATTACTTACATTCCGGACTACATCAACTGGGCCGCGTTTCTCCCCGTGGCTGCATGGAACTTCTCCGGATTCGACTCTGCCGGCAACGTCGTTGAGGAGGTGCAAAACCCGAACCCGACCTTCATCCGTGCGCTCATCCTCATGATTATCGCGGCGCTGGCCACCTACATCCCACCGATTCTGGCTGGTGCTTCCGTCGAGGAGCTGGCCAACGTCCCTTTCGAGCAGTGGGGTGACGGCTTCTGGGTGAAGGTCGGTGAGGCGGTCGGCGGGACCccgatggcggtgatggtcATGGTCGGTGGCGCCATCTCGACAATTGGGCTCATGACCACCCTTCTGGCGACAACATCGCGATCACTCGCGGGAATGGGAACGCTTAACGCGTTTCCGTCGTTTTTTTCCAAGTGGCTGGAAAAGTACTCAGAGACTTATAAGACTCCGGTGCACGCCATCCTCGTCAACACCACTATCACATGCACTTTGTCCGTCTCTCTAACCTTTCAAACACTGGTGCAGATCGACCAGGTACTCTACGCATTGCGCCTCATCGtcattctctcctccttcgtgAAACTGCGTTTCACACAGCCGCTACTGGAGCGTCCGTACTGGGCGCCCGGCGGCAAGACTGCTGCCGTTCTGTGGGCCGGTGTCCCTATCACCTTCAGTTTGTTTCTCATCTTGATGGCTATGACAGGTGGACCGCTCATCTTCTACAGCAGCGTCTTCCTCATCGCCGGCACGGCTGTTGTCTCCTACGTCACCGTCCGCTTGTTCCGCTCCGATGGCTTTGAGGGGTCTCTGGTCGAGGAGTACGAAGAC